A region of the Burkholderia savannae genome:
TCGGCGGCCGGAAATTTAAACCGTTGGTGCGATGCAATAGACGAGTTCATTTCATTTTCGCATGAACAAGTCTTTGTGCATGCGTCAGTAAGTGCCGTATCGTTTCGGCAACTCGCCGTCAGTGAAGGATGGTGTCGAGTGGATATTCGAGTGGAATCAGGATTTTAGATGCGCGGTGAATTCTTGTTTTCCGCCGGAATATGGTGGAGCGAATATATTCGTGGCGGAACGCAAGCCGGCGCCGGGAAATGGCGGGACCCGAAGCGATCGGGATGCGACCACGCCACCGCTGCCGAGCGCGCGCTTGCGGGCCGTGATTGCGCTGCAGCACGCCGGGCGGGCGGAATGCGGCGGCGGGCAACGGTCGTGCCCCGCGCATCGTGCATCGAACCGCGCGGCGCGGCGAGGCGTGGTCGGCGCGGCGCGACCGCCCGAAGCGCCGCGCGTCGACGGTCGCTCGGCGCGGCCGGCCGTCAGAGCGATTCGACGAGATTTGCGGCATCCGCGCGCAGCGCGACGCGATCGAATTTTCCGTTCGGATTGCGCAGCAGCGACGCGCGCGCCGCGATCGTGTGCGGCACCATGTATGGCGGCAGTTGCTTCGCGCACCACGTGCGCAGCGCGTCGGGCGTGAACGATTCGGCGCACAGCGGCACGACGACGAGCGTGATCGCCTCGCCGAGCTCGTCATGCGGCACGCCGAGCGCGACGGCTTCGGCGACGAGACCGCTCGCGTGCGCGACGTCCTCGATCTCCTCCGGGCTGATCCGGTAGCCGGAACTCTTGATCTGCGCATCGTTACGGGAGACGAAATAGAGGAAGCCGTCGTCGTCGCGGCGCACGAGATCGCCAGACCAGACGGCCGTCTCACGCCGTGCGCCGCCCGGCTTCGTCTCGGGCGACGGCCGATAGCGAAACGCGGTGCGCTCGGGATCGTTCCAATAGCCGAGCGTCACGCACGCGCCGACATGAACCAGCTCGCCGACCTCGTTCGGCGCGCACGGCGAGCCGTCGTCGCGCACGACGAGGACCCGCGCGTTCGGCACCGCCTTGCCGATCGAATCGGGGCGGCGATCGACTTCGGCGGGATCGAGGTAGGTCGAGCGGAACGCTTCGGTGAGCCCGTACATCAGATACGGCGACGCATTCGGGAAGAGCGCGCGCAGTGCGCGCAGCACCGGTTGCGGCATGCGGCCGCCGGTGTTCGCGAAATAGCGCAGTCGCGCGCGCGCGTCGTCGGGCCATGCGGCGCGCGAGAGCTGGGCCCACAGCGGCGGCACGCCCGCGAAGCCGGTGATGCGTTCGCGCACGCAGACGTCGACGACGTCCGCCGGCATTAGATAGTCGACCAGCACGGCGGTCGCGCTCGCGGCCCACGCGGTCGTGAGCTGGCTGAGGCCGGCATCGAAGCTGAGCGGCAGCGCCGCGAGAATGCGATCCTCCGCCGTGTGGCGCAGGTATTGCGCGACGCTCCATGCGCCTTCGAGCAGATTGCGATGGCTCAGCATCACGCCCTTCGGGCGGCCGGTCGAGCCCGACGTGTAGAGGAGCGCGGCGAGATCGGTATCGATCGTGTCAGCTTGCAGCGAGGTTTGCGCGTTGGCGCGCGCGAGCGCCGCGGATTCGGGCGGCGCGTCGGCCTGTATCCATCGCAGATACGTCGTGCGCGACGACGGCGCGGGCGCTTGCGTTTTTGCGTCGGTCAGGATCACGTACGGCATGTTCGCGGGCACGCCGTCGCCGAGAATCCGCGCGCGCAGCGACGACGTGACGAGGCAGCGCGCGCCGCTGTCGACGAGGATGTGATTGACCTGCTCGGGCTTGAGAACCGGATTGATCGGCACGAACACCACGCCCGCGGCGGCCGCGCCGAGCATCGCGACGACCGCCTCGACGCGCTTGTCGAGAAAGATCGCGAGCCGCTCGCCCGGCGCGATATCGAGCGCCCGCAATCGCTCGGCGAATGACAGGCCGAGCGCGGCGAGCGCCAGATAGGTCAGCCGAGCGTCGCGCGCGACGAGTGCCTCGGCGTCGGGCGTGCGGCACGCCGCTTGTCCGACCAGATCGAAGAAATTTCGCATGGTTCCACCTTCGTTCAGAAACACGGGCGGCGCACGTCGAGCGATGCTGCGAGGCTTTCGGTGGCTAACGATCGTCGCGCGAACGCGGCCGATCCTGGCTGCCCGAAAGAGTAGCGAATAGGTGCCGCGAGCGGCGGCAGCGAATGGAGGCAAATTGCCGAACGGGGTGATGCCGAACACTGACGGGCGCGTTTGCTTCGTTTCTCGACGGCGCGTTAGCACATTCGAAATGCGTGTGCGCCTTCGTGGAGGAGATCGTCCGCTCGACGCTATCGTCAATTGTCCTGATGAATCTCGCTTGTCGAATCTCGCTTGTCGATGGTTACAGTCTTTCGAATCTGTTGCGCGTTTCTTACGGGCGGGCATGCCGCGCGATCGCGTGGCGCATGTCGGCGCGATGGCGAAATCGTGTGCGGGCGACGCGGTTGCGCCGTCGCATCGAATGTCCGTGCGATGCGCATGCGTCCCGGTAAATGGATGCGTGCGCAACCATTTCATTCGAGTCGGCTGCTTTGCGTTTGCAGATCGGAAAGGTCGAGGGGCATGCGCATCGATGCGCATGCATGGCCCGATACGGCGTGCTTTCCCGCGGCGGGTGTCACAACGCGTCGTGAAAGATGATCCCGAGCGTGTGCCGCTGCCCGGCGCGCAAGCGGCTCACGCCATGCCGAAGATTCACCCGGTACGGGCCGCGCGCGCCTTGCACCGGACGATGGTGCACGGCGAAGATGACCGCGTCGCCTTGCTCGAGCGGCACGACGTCGACGCGCGATTGCATGCGCGGCCGTTGCTCGGTGATCACGAATTCGCCGCCCGTGAAATCGGCGCCGGGTTCCGACAGCAGGATCGCCGCCTGCAGCGGAAACACGTGCTCGCCGTACAGATCCTGATGCAGGCAGTTGTAATCGTCTTCGCGGTAGCGCAATAGCAGCGGCGTCGGGCGCAACTGTCCGGCGGCGTGACAGCGCTCGATGAATCGTTCGTGCTCGAGAGGAAAGCGTGCATCGATGCGCATCTGCGCGTGCCAGCGATTCGCGATCGGCGCGAGGTGCGCATAGAGCGCCGTGCGCAGCGCCTGAATCAAGCGCGGCAGCGGATAGCCGAAGTACTTGTATTCGCCGCGCCCGAATCCGTGTCGCGCCATCGTCACGCGGCTGCGGAACAGCGCGTCGCGCGCATAGAGCGCGGCGAGCGCTTCGCACGTGCGGCGCGCGAGCAGGCCGCGGACGATCGCGTGGCCGTCGCGATCGAGGGCCTGTTCGATCGGCCGCCACGAGAGCGCGTCGATTCGCTGCGCGAGCGCGGCCTCGCGCGATGCGACGGGTAAAACCGGGGCGTGCGCCGAGTCGTGTGCGCGGGCGGGCGTCGCGGGTGGTTCGAACGTCGCATTCATCGGCGTTTCTTCGCTGCATCGTGGATGGATCGATGCGGCCAGTCTAGCGAAACGGTCGATGCGTCGCGCTCCGAATCTTGCGCCGCAATTCATGCGGAGCGCTTGCGCGGCGAGCCGTCATCCGGCGTCACACCAGCGCGTGGAAGCCCCAGTAGAGCGCGCCCGCGAGGACGATCGAGGCGGGCAGCGTCAGCACCCAGGCGAGCACGAGGCT
Encoded here:
- a CDS encoding 2OG-Fe(II) oxygenase; translated protein: MNATFEPPATPARAHDSAHAPVLPVASREAALAQRIDALSWRPIEQALDRDGHAIVRGLLARRTCEALAALYARDALFRSRVTMARHGFGRGEYKYFGYPLPRLIQALRTALYAHLAPIANRWHAQMRIDARFPLEHERFIERCHAAGQLRPTPLLLRYREDDYNCLHQDLYGEHVFPLQAAILLSEPGADFTGGEFVITEQRPRMQSRVDVVPLEQGDAVIFAVHHRPVQGARGPYRVNLRHGVSRLRAGQRHTLGIIFHDAL
- a CDS encoding acyl-CoA ligase (AMP-forming), exosortase A system-associated, whose product is MRNFFDLVGQAACRTPDAEALVARDARLTYLALAALGLSFAERLRALDIAPGERLAIFLDKRVEAVVAMLGAAAAGVVFVPINPVLKPEQVNHILVDSGARCLVTSSLRARILGDGVPANMPYVILTDAKTQAPAPSSRTTYLRWIQADAPPESAALARANAQTSLQADTIDTDLAALLYTSGSTGRPKGVMLSHRNLLEGAWSVAQYLRHTAEDRILAALPLSFDAGLSQLTTAWAASATAVLVDYLMPADVVDVCVRERITGFAGVPPLWAQLSRAAWPDDARARLRYFANTGGRMPQPVLRALRALFPNASPYLMYGLTEAFRSTYLDPAEVDRRPDSIGKAVPNARVLVVRDDGSPCAPNEVGELVHVGACVTLGYWNDPERTAFRYRPSPETKPGGARRETAVWSGDLVRRDDDGFLYFVSRNDAQIKSSGYRISPEEIEDVAHASGLVAEAVALGVPHDELGEAITLVVVPLCAESFTPDALRTWCAKQLPPYMVPHTIAARASLLRNPNGKFDRVALRADAANLVESL